In the genome of Rhineura floridana isolate rRhiFlo1 chromosome 10, rRhiFlo1.hap2, whole genome shotgun sequence, the window acccaagtgcaacagcattctccccctcctgtggtttccagcaactggtattcagaaatgtactgcctccaacagtggaggcataaACTCTCCTGATTTCTGCTAGTTATAAGGAGGAACAAATACTTATTCAGGGCACTGAAACCCTACTACCTATCCTTTGGACATCCTTATGAATCTCTCCCTGTGGCGTTAGAAACAACATCACTGATTAGCCACACATTTTCAAGTCTATCATTATAATCGTGAGGGTGAGCagccttttaaatgttttgtgatgttgtgattttgtttttgtttttaatgatatattttaaactgttgtagccCAGCCTGTGACCTCAGGATGGACaggtaagtagtagtagtagtagtaatgttaataataataaacaatattaaaagctgaaagtataaagacattgaattctgtccTAAGTAACATACTCCATTTTTTGTGCTTGCAATGACATAATTACAAGAGTGGAAGGAGAATCACTTCCAGTGTTGTCACTTGTTGCCAGGTTTGTTCATTGCCATAATGGCCTAGAGGGCCTTTCAGAATTCTTTTGCAGACATAATCACAATGCTAGCCAGATATCATTGAATTGCTAACTCAACATTATCTGGATGAGGCCCAACCTAATCAGACTACAATTCTGGATCATGGAAATACATTGGACTAGTAGATTTTTCGGTCACTTTACGAAGCAAGCTCTTTCAGAAACACAGGTGTTTCTATGAAAAGGGACActatgtgattaaaaaaaaattctgtgatGCTTATTACGCATGATTTATCTGGCACTTGCTTTTGCTGGATCTACAGTTTTGACAGAGTCTTTAGTTCCATCTGATAAAATAATTAATGGTGGGTGTGCCATATGTGAAAAAGAGCAGAATTTGAAAAGGCAGCTGAATATGAACTAGGAACCAGAAGGGTGAAAACAGTTCTTTAAAACTTGCACTTTCAGATTTTACAGGTGTTGCATGATACAGATTCAGAGTAAAATGATTCACAGGATTTCATGAGTTTGGAAATATTGAGGATGATGTGATCACAAATGTTGTTCAAAGCTAGTTGAAGGGTTTTAGAAAATGCTTGTGTAGACTGATGCTTGTGCAGAGTTTCACAAACCACAAGAATATAAATAGATTTCCTGTTCATGTGATGCATTAGCAGTTATACTTAGGATGTGACATAGGCTGTGTGTATACACACCAGAATGGCAATATGCCTGTGGGTTGAACAGATCTGATTGTTGTCTTCTCTACTCAGTTAGTACTTCCCACCCCTCTAGAGCtccagaaacctgaggtccattgtgggtatgtgccatttttaaaattatttttgagaTACAAATTTTCTGATAAGTTGGACTTGcacaaaacagtttttttaaaaaaatgtatgctgTGCTGTGCCCAGACCCACCAGCTCATCAAGGAGCATCTCCCCAATGGAAGTAGGGGGTGTAGTGACAAATGTCACTGAGCAAAATGGCACCccacatattaaaaaaaagctgCCCACACAATTTGCTTCACTATGTCCACAGCTGGATAATgtgattttatgttgctgttaagTTTTCCTTACTACATTATCTGCAGACTGGGAAAATCTGAATAAATGTGAGCTGCCACTTGGATTAAAACAATGTTTGGACAACAATGCAAAAATATGCACACATGGGTGCATCAAATCCACTTTATACTGCCATGTGTATACAGCCATAATTTCCATAGAAACCAATGGCAAGTTATTTTGCAATCCAGTCCTCACTGCATAGACATTAGGATCAGATGACTGGCCTCCTGCAAATCCAGCAGCTGAACTGGTGCACAGAGCAATACACTGTAATACAGCTGCTGAGTTATCAGGAAGTTTGGCTCCACCTTGAGATGAAACACAAAACTGAACTTTTTTCCCCTGCTCAGTCAAGACTTCTTTCACAGTGCTATCTAGAGGCACTTGTGCTCACGTAGCTAATTCGTCATCCTCCTTTCTGAAGTTAGCACAAAAAGTAAActcaaataaatgaatatattagtagaCTACTTCAGCATTCACCTTCAAGTTATGATAAcatcctgaaaatggaaatggactgccttcaagttgatcctgacttgtggcgaccctatgaatagggttttcatggtaaacagtattcagggaggtttaccattgcctccctctgggactagtcctccccagctggctagggcctgctcagcttgccacagctgcacaagccagccccttccttgtccgcagctgccagctggggggcaactgggctccttgggactatgcagcttgcccacggctgcacaggtggcagcgcacgtaacccctgagccactaactgtgggggtgatctttagctggcccttgacacccaggagacacgagcagggatttgaactcacagactcgggactcccagccaggctctcatccccactgtgctataccagctgttcaccGTGATAAATGGGCATCTAATATTTTTGGAGTCTTCTGATAAACCATAAGCAAGATTATTTTAAGCGGCATCTTTATTCCAAAAAAAGTATGTTAAAAACACAGGAATGAAAACAAGACCATGAACAGCTCCCAAAAAGATAACCAGAAACATTATCTTAAAAAAGGTTCTAAAGACATTAGTGGATGCCATAGATAGCACAATCACACCCACTATGGTGGAACCAGCTCCCTGCAGAATAGGATAACCAAGGCGGTAGAGAGCATCCACTGCCCTGTCATTCACTTTGGGTTTCTCACTGGCAACAAAAGCATAAGAAATATGAGCAGAGAAGTCTACTGAAAACCCTATGCAAATAACGAGGCTGATCATGGATATGGAGTCAAGATCGACATTCCAAATGGCCATGAAACCAGACACACCGACAATAACAGACGTAATAGCAAAAGTTACCCACAAAGAGCAGAGGGGATTGGGAATGAGAAGCAAGGAAGTAATTAACATGGCACCAGTGGCAATCAAAACATTTTGAATGGTGTTCTGAATTATCACATTGAACTGATCAAAGTATATAAAAGCTGGATGATAAACCATTAGAGGTATCTTACAATCCTTAGCAAGACGTCTTATCTGGTTTAatagttttttcttcttctctacaCTAGTAATATTGACGGTCTGTATGAAAAATCGTGAAGCTAATATTTCTATAGCACTAACATTAATATTCCACTCAGACTCTGGATTTAGTCTGAACAGGGCTGGTAAATTGCCAATAAATGATCTGTGGTCATCTATATTTGAAGAAATGTCTTTTGAAACAGTTTCATAAATTCTCAGCCATGACTCTGAGAAATTCTTCTCCACATAGGATAAGTTTTCTATTGTCTCCATACAGTTCTCAAGATCCACACGGACAGCTGAATCCCAATATGGTATACTTTTTGTAATGATAACCATGACCCTTGGACCATACTCAGAAAAATACTCTTCTTCCAAGTCATAATATGGAATGACATAAGAATCATCTAAAGCTAGGTTGCGAACATTTATACTTTCTTTCACTTGAGAGCACCCATAACTACTACTAATTAGGTACGCAAGATACAGGACTATCACAAATAACTTGGTCCAGGACTGCATAAGGAACGGACCATAGTAATGTCTAAAGAATCCATtcatgggatgctcaatctctgCTCCAGTGGACTCATCAAAAAATCCTCCTATGCAGCACCTGTTGTACATACAACTATTAGAATCCTGAGGCTTATCCATCACTTTCATGAATGTGAGCCAATGTCTGTTGCTTTCTTCTCTTTGACCATTTAGAGCAAGAACCGCCCCAAGGAATGTCAGGTTGTATAAGTAGCAGAAGATGAAAGCTGTGCCTGTATAGATGCAAAATGACTGAATTGACACGAAGGAACTTGCAATTCCAATGTAGAAGGCTAAAACGTCGGTAAGAGTGGTGATGGTAACGGAGACGGCCGCCTCTGCGTAGGTGTCAGCCATCCGATCTCTGACACTGTCCTTCACTTTAGTCTGCTGCCAGCAGGACACCAGGATGAACATGTCATCAACCCCAACCCCTGAAACATGCATAGGAGAAGCATgcttatagatagatagatagatagatagatagatagatagatagatagatagatagatagatagatagatagatagatagatagatagatagatagatagatagatagatagatagatagatagatagatagatagatagatagatagatagatagatagatagatagatagatagatagatagatagatagatagatagatagatagatagatagatagatagatagatagatagatagatagatagatagatagatagatagatagatagatagatagatagatagatagatagataagacagttttgaaagcaacaaacagaacttcactcaagcttgctctggatccctataaggattccgttaatcacctaaaatatatatgaacgtaattgtgattaaccaaacagaggtttttattatattaacaaaacgtttcagcttccgccttcatcagctgctaagaTACTGtatgttatttatatttatatatatatttatatatatatctatatatatatatatatctatatatatatttatatatatctctctctatatatctcTATATATATGAGGAACACACTTTGTAATTTATGTATGTACTACAAATTAATATACCAGGTTAGTAAGTAaaactaacaatgcaatcctatatataagAGAGTTCTGTAAATGAATATGCATATGCTTTGAGGGACTATAGTCTACTTCATCAGAAGCATGAAGTATTATTTTGTCCTACAGGTATATACTTACATCGTTGGTGTAGGGATTGTAAGCAGTGAGGTCAGATGAAGTTAAAAAAATATAGATGGTGAAAATTTCATTATTAACATTGGCCATGATTACTGTATTTCCCCCTTACCTCACTATTTACAAGACCACCCCTGAAactatatccctccctccctctctctgtaaCTCAAGAAACTATTCTAGTCCACATAACCTTgctatagagccagtgtggtgtagtggttaagggactatgacctgggagaccagggttcgagtccccacacagccatgaagctcactgggtgaccttgggccagtcactgcctcttagcctcagagggaggcaatggtaaaccccctctgaataccgcttaccatgaaaatgttggaagtggggcaagagcaactcctgttttgttcttttgtttgtgttccagaagggagatagagctagggtcctccagatggataggcttgattacctttagcTGTGATGCTGTGACttccttccttctgtcgctagacagttacctctttagggaagcttacctgcccctcctccttctgccctttccaattCTTTCTTTtccgactgtctgggagagaggagacatccctttgtctctgctctctctcctagcacgggctaactcccacacctgggtattatgcctccaacttagttagttagaactaggtttgcctttctactatgtatttctataaataaactagcttttcttattttactaagtctcaagtctcagtgatcctgatgcagggtaaaagcctgctttcttaggtaaacgcacacacacgctggcacactcgcatttcaacatctgctgttactttctgcttgctgttgtgctgctttaaacgaaattaagcacacaaacacatacaaccaacagaaaaccctattcatagggtcgcccataagtcggaattggcttgaaggcagtccatttcattttcaaccttCTTATACCATAATAACtttgtttgtctttaaggtgctgcaACAGAGTAATATGGCTATTCCTCTGaaaatcctatatatgtttactcagaagtaagatatattgaactgaatggagcttactcccaggtaaatgcataTTGCTGGGGAGGGGAACCTTTCTCACCCTTACAGCTGTATTCCTTCTTAGCTAACCCTCCAGGGGCTATATGCCAATTGTGGGCATGGCAAATCCAAAAGTGGGGATATCCAAAAATTTATAACCCCTCCTAAACaatccacacacacagagtcctgtgcgcacacacacgcatATGGCACTCACTCTCCTGTCTTCAACTATAAGGTATGGAAAAAGCAGGTGCTGATATTCTTTGATGCTGCAGCGAAAGGAATTGTCCAGGAAGAAACATAGCTCAGTGcgtgagcatctgccttgcttgcagaaggtcccaggttcaatccctggcatgtccagatagggctgagacagaaccctgcctgacaccctggagagcgactgccagtcagtgtatacaatactgagctaattaGTTAGTTAGattcagtggtctgattcagtgtaaggcggTTTCCTATGTCCCACCCAGCAACAACTACACTTGAATAAAGACTTCCACTAGAGCCAATGGAAGGTTTTTTCCAAGCTTAACTGCAGCCAGGGATAGGTTGCTGTGGGCTCAATGGAGACATCTGGCCTGTGGTCTAttggttccccatcctggtgtaTACAACTGCCACCGTACAGAGCAATACTATATATCTTTACTTAGAATTAAGTCCTACTAAGTTTAATGTGGCTTACTGCTAAGTAGATAGATATAGGTTTGTAGCCTAAAACAGATAACTGCGAGAAAGCACCACAGACAAATACAGAATTCTTAGCACCATTAAGAAGACAAACAGATGGATACCTGCTTAGGCATACCCACTGAAAGCCCAATAAACAATGCATGAGAAATATATATACTTGCTCACTTACCAAGTATAAGAAAGGGAGAATTTGCAGCTGTGATAACAAATGGCACTCCACAAGACAGCAGTAATCCGAAACTGCTGATGACAGATAAGCATGCAGACAGCACCCCAAAAAACGAAACCCAAATTTTTGTCCTTACACAATCCATCCTGTAAAACAGATTGAGAAGAATCTATCTGAATTCAGAGCTTCATGGTACACATGCCAATTTACTACCTGTTTCAACAAAACATTTACAAATGGAAACTGATAGCAATCAGGCCGCTCTAGGTAGTGAGGCTATTGCCTCTTCAGTCTATGTGTGGGCTTCACtctacctgaaagaccacctgcccctgtatagacctgtaagatcatAGATCATCTGGGGAAGTTCTACTTGTGTCACAGCACCCTACAGAATACCATAGGGAGAAtaccatataataaataaatacataaataatatgtGAAACAGAAACCATCAGTTTCTTCAGATGGATGCTAACAGGAGttagaccctgtcagcatataacacctctgctccgAGATCATCACTGgttgccaagttcaagatgttattattggtatataaagctctTAACAGCTTGGGGACAGTTCACATGTGGGATTGCCTTAAATTCAGATGTGCCAACTCGATTACTTCAGTCTGTGGAAATGGTGCTgttatggcagcacctacactttggaactccctgcctgttgatattagtcaggtgcctttgctgtattatTTTCGGCACCTGCCTAAAACATTCCTATTTAAGCAAGGACACACAGATGTTGATGCATTGTAATCTCTTCTTAATTTACTTctattttaattgtcttttgaatatttttagttacttgtttttacctgttttcgttgataattttaatgtttcttgtaaaccacatGGAGGTTTTCTTACAATTGAAGAGCATAtatatttgttaaataaaattaaaaaacaatttaaaaaatcatgaagcAGTTTAGAAGTGCTTGACAATAAATATATAACATTGTGATCAAAAGTACCACACATAGCTGTTGCATATTAAAAATCTACCCATGATGTTAAAAAAAGAgggatttcccctccctctctcaagAATTAATGGGGGTAAAGTTACCTTGAACATGATATAATTGAAAATATAATTGTTAAAAAATATGTGGTAGTGACCAATGGGATCACATCCTTGGTAAGTTTTTGTAGTTCTCCTTTTTTGGACTCTGAGGTAAAATAGGCCACCTGCCAGgtgaggggtggagagagaaggaagaagatAAACTGTTAAATATTTTATCTCTTAAGATGTTTGTTAAATTCTCAAAGATCTACAAGACAGgcagaaaataataatatattgtcATTTCCTTTATAGCATTTTTATACAAAAAAGATCATTAGTGAGAAGCTCAAAAATGTAGCAATTTCCTTCCACCGAAAAGCCTACCACATGGTAATCTGAAAAATTCCTTTGCCCAGTTTTTCCAAGACTTTAATTTCAGGAGAAAAATTAATTGCAGTGCTACTTGTGTTCACTTAGAAGTACctcacattgagttcaatggggctcactccccCAGGCTAAGTgggcatgggattgcagcctaacaagaACATTCAGCCTCTTTATCACATGAATGAttataatgtaaaaaaaaaagagggtggCCTGATTTAAATTATCTTCTTGGTTTCCCCTGAATGTCTGGTCTGATACTATATTGGGGCCCAGAGGAATTCTGGGGGGCTTTGAATGGATGCTGGTTTTCTAGAGCTTCTCCTCAGACCACAGGCCAtgaaaaaaatgatatttttaaattACAACCTGTGTCACCAGCTTTGGGCTCACTGTTGGGAATGGGCCCTGGCATTTGCATCATCATGCTGGGTGATTATGTCAGGTCTTGAAAGCCCTTGGCTGCCCACTACCCCACCCCACCTGCAAGGTTAGGTTTCTGCCCTACAGGATGAGGAAACAGATGAACAGAGGTGGGCTGTGCTCGGTTTTATTACCATGTGAATTTTTATTCAAGCAAGGGGTGTCACATGCTGCAAATGCTTGCTCCATCCCTACCAGCAACACAGCCCACTCTGCATCCTCTCTTTTATGTCCTGGCTTTTAGACTGAGCAGGGCAGGGGCTGTCTTGTTTTTAGTGATCTAGGAGTCAAGTAAAAACACTTTGAACATATAAACTAATACACAATTTAAAGTCTCCAAGAAAGTCTGAGATTCTTTTTAGCAAGACAAAAGAGCACAAGTGATGAACAGGGAAACGCTGTTCGGTAATCGTctacacaggggtgtgtgtgcctACTGATTCCCAAAAATTGTGAAGCGGTGCCAAGGCAGCCGCCACTTACGCGAATGGAAGTGAAGTTTGAAGAGTCCAACACGCCCGGGATGCGCTCCAGAAAGGCCCGCAGCCACAGCCTGCTGGCTTCTCGCCGATTAGTAGTATCATCCTGCAAGAAATAGGTGAGGCGCATCGCTTTGGCTGTACGTAAGAAGCGCGCCGTTTCATGCCCAGGGCCCAAACGCTCACCACCCAAGAAAGGGCCGAGGAAAATACGGCCTTGGAAGAGCGGGAAAGTGAGTGTTGGCTGCAGCGCTTCTATCTTTGCCGGGTCGCCTTCCACTGAGCTGAGGAGCGGGTTGGGGCTGATGCAGGTGTTATTCCAGCGCGCGCAAAGGTTAGCGAAGGAGCTTCCTTGGACTGCGATTCTCCGCACCGCCGCGTCCAGCTGCAGCAGCTCGGCGAAGGCTGCTCGAGTGAGGAGGGAGTCGCTCTTCCCGGGGGCGACGGCTATACAGGAGGCGAAGGCGCCTTCGGTGATCAGCCTCTGGGCAGAGAAGTGCTTGGCGTCGTCCGTCGGGAAGTGCGTCTGGACAAAATGCCGCTCTCTCTTCGCGGGGCCCCCGACCGGCGTGTACTGACCTTCGAGATCAATGACGTCGCGCTTGGGCAGGAACCTGAAGCCGGCGGCCAGCAAGCCCGAGAGTACCAATGGCAGGAGCAGGAAGGGCCACGGGTGGGCGCCCACCAAGGCGCCGAGGGCTCGGAGCGCGCGCGACAGGGGCCGCTCCACGCAGTGGGTGTTGCAGCTGTGGGGCGCCATTGCCCTTCAGCCTTTAGGGCTAAGGGGCCGGCTGGCTCTCCGTGGCGAGCCTTCGCCGTTGCCCctgcagcggcggcagcgggcgCTATCCGTTGCCGAGCGGGCGTTATCTGCCGCGCGGGTCGGCGTTCCATCCTCCCGCCACCTCCTCCTGCTCTGAAGTTCAAGCCACGCACTCCGCAAAGGCAGATTCCTGAGGGGATCAAAGCGGGCTGCAAAGTACTTCAGGCtggacgggtgtgtgtgtgtgtgtgtgtgtggccattTGTGAATCTCCCTCCATGATGAAAACAAACACAAGTAACACtactacaataaaaacaattactaGGGAAGTGAGGCTAGTCTTCTCTGGTCCCTGTTAGCTAGCTTTCTACACGTGCATCCCTCTTGCTCTCTTTCTTGAGAGTTGAGGGTTTTAAACAGCTACCCCACATCCAGTGGGAAATGTTAAGGTAAGCCCCTTCTGCCGCCTCAACCTTTCGACTGAAATTTTTAATCCGTAGTGTGCCAGCTGGGAATTTCTATCGTGTCCAACTCTTTTACTTGCAGAAACTATTTTCTGAGGTGATACCAGCAACTGCAGTGCAGGCTTCAGTCTTATGCACAGAGACCTGCAGAATTAGATTTGACTTGAGAGCCAAGCTGTTGTATAGGCTTTGGATGTAAACGCTGAATGATTAAAGATGTGATTTAATAAC includes:
- the LOC133364827 gene encoding patched domain-containing protein 3-like; amino-acid sequence: MAPHSCNTHCVERPLSRALRALGALVGAHPWPFLLLPLVLSGLLAAGFRFLPKRDVIDLEGQYTPVGGPAKRERHFVQTHFPTDDAKHFSAQRLITEGAFASCIAVAPGKSDSLLTRAAFAELLQLDAAVRRIAVQGSSFANLCARWNNTCISPNPLLSSVEGDPAKIEALQPTLTFPLFQGRIFLGPFLGGERLGPGHETARFLRTAKAMRLTYFLQDDTTNRREASRLWLRAFLERIPGVLDSSNFTSIRVAYFTSESKKGELQKLTKDVIPLVTTTYFLTIIFSIISCSRMDCVRTKIWVSFFGVLSACLSVISSFGLLLSCGVPFVITAANSPFLILGVGVDDMFILVSCWQQTKVKDSVRDRMADTYAEAAVSVTITTLTDVLAFYIGIASSFVSIQSFCIYTGTAFIFCYLYNLTFLGAVLALNGQREESNRHWLTFMKVMDKPQDSNSCMYNRCCIGGFFDESTGAEIEHPMNGFFRHYYGPFLMQSWTKLFVIVLYLAYLISSSYGCSQVKESINVRNLALDDSYVIPYYDLEEEYFSEYGPRVMVIITKSIPYWDSAVRVDLENCMETIENLSYVEKNFSESWLRIYETVSKDISSNIDDHRSFIGNLPALFRLNPESEWNINVSAIEILASRFFIQTVNITSVEKKKKLLNQIRRLAKDCKIPLMVYHPAFIYFDQFNVIIQNTIQNVLIATGAMLITSLLLIPNPLCSLWVTFAITSVIVGVSGFMAIWNVDLDSISMISLVICIGFSVDFSAHISYAFVASEKPKVNDRAVDALYRLGYPILQGAGSTIVGVIVLSMASTNVFRTFFKIMFLVIFLGAVHGLVFIPVFLTYFFWNKDAA